AGCGACTTATTACTTTGGTTGTAGATTTATTATTATTGGCTCGTTTAGATAGACAACACCTACCAGTACAACTAGAAGAATGTTGTTTAAATGATATTGTCAGCGATTTAGTCGAGGAATTTGAAGCGATGGCAATTGCGGCAGGTGTAATGCTGCAATCTAGGATACAGGTAAATGAGCCAGTAAATATTGTCGGTGATAGTGACCAGCTTTACCGTTTGGTTTCTAATTTAATTGTCAATGCAATTCAGTATACACCCAAAGGAGGGGAGGTTACGGTTTGCCTGGGTTGCAGTGACCATCATGCTGTGATTCGGGTTCATGATACGGGTATTGGTATCCCAGAGAAGGAACTGACTCGAATTTATGATCGCTTTTATCGGGTGAATAGCGATCGCTCTCGTAGCACTGGCGGTTCTGGATTAGGATTGGCGATCGCCTCTGCAATTGTTCAGGTACACCACGGTAGTTTGAATGTGCAAAGCGAATTAGGTAAAAATAGTACTTTTACCATCGAACTACCGTTTAATGTTATCCACCTAAATAGCGATCGCTCTTTTTCGCCATTTAAATGGCTGTTTCGCCGCTTACGCCAATCTAAATAAAGGTCTTACGTAGATAATAGATAGTTAATTTAACTCTTTCCAGGCCTTACCTTCATTCTGCGATTGAAAGACAGTATTGTTCTCATTCACTGCATAAAGCATTTGCGGATTTTTGGGAGCGATCGCTTCTTTTTCCAGCAGCGTTTTGACAGCCTGTTCTACACCCACTTCCCAAAACCAAAGCCAAGCACCAAACCCTACTAACACTGCTATCGATACTAGCGATAAGCAACCGATGAACCATGACGGCATGATGAATCAGGGTAGTGGCATGATGAACCACAGCATGGCAATGGATTTAGGCCCAGCCGATGCTAACTATGATTTGCGCTTTATTGATGCGATGATTCCGCACCATCAGGGAGCAACGGTAATGGCAAAAGAAGCACAGCAAAAATCGAAACGCCCACAGATCAAAAAGCTAGCAGACGAAATTATCAAAGCAGAAAACCAAGAAATTACGCAGATGAAACAGTGGCGTACAACCTGGTATCCCAAAGCGGGAGATAAACCAATGGCTTATGATACCAAAATGGGTCACATGAAGGAGATGTCACCTGATCAAATGCAAGCCATGATGATGAACATGGACTTGGGTGGAGCTGATGCAGAATTTGACCTGCGTTTTATTAACGCGATG
Above is a genomic segment from Cylindrospermum stagnale PCC 7417 containing:
- a CDS encoding DUF305 domain-containing protein; amino-acid sequence: MTACSTPTSQNQSQAPNPTNTAIDTSDKQPMNHDGMMNQGSGMMNHSMAMDLGPADANYDLRFIDAMIPHHQGATVMAKEAQQKSKRPQIKKLADEIIKAENQEITQMKQWRTTWYPKAGDKPMAYDTKMGHMKEMSPDQMQAMMMNMDLGGADAEFDLRFINAMIPHHESAVVMAKDALQKSQRPEIKNLTQEIVKAQELEINQMKQWRKAWYNK